One region of Bdellovibrio bacteriovorus genomic DNA includes:
- a CDS encoding carbohydrate porin: protein MKSIKWFLICMLSSSVSFAMNADFIGYLRGGTGVNFEGGKQDCFFNSGIPGNFLRLGNECGFYSELAMVFHHKKPEEQDSVFFRTQVRLMFNSKGTRQWEAAANRDMSQIEAFVTAGGFTDIPGEFWVGKRFYRDVDLYIFDWYYYADMSGVGAGIDNIPVDAGGKFAIAHLIQANDDLSATTAGRPVLQAVDLRWKTIPVFAEQNLNLWGVYAWAQASSDGTTSYIDTNGYSLAARLNGSVLDGNNNTTILYGKGAMKDLNIYASSAVPSTDDSQNKAWTLRLVEDWNHDVTDRWAVMFGFAAEIGDNGKDENNHREWQEIGIRPIYFVSDRFQWVFETGYSRFKDESEVDGGGNPVGVRELSRVSLAPQLSFSKTIWGRPVMRAFVSHSMWSSSNKEIIGGSNSAFKDKTAGTSFGYQFEAWF from the coding sequence GTGAAAAGTATTAAGTGGTTCTTAATTTGTATGTTGTCTTCGTCCGTGAGTTTCGCCATGAACGCGGATTTTATCGGTTACTTACGCGGCGGAACCGGAGTGAATTTCGAAGGGGGAAAACAAGATTGTTTTTTCAATTCCGGAATCCCTGGTAATTTCCTACGCTTAGGTAATGAGTGCGGGTTCTATTCTGAACTTGCGATGGTGTTCCACCACAAAAAACCTGAGGAACAAGACTCGGTATTTTTTAGAACGCAGGTCCGTTTGATGTTCAACTCCAAGGGAACACGTCAGTGGGAAGCTGCGGCAAATAGGGACATGAGTCAAATCGAAGCCTTCGTCACGGCGGGTGGATTTACCGATATTCCGGGAGAATTCTGGGTCGGAAAGCGCTTCTATCGTGATGTCGATTTGTACATTTTTGACTGGTACTACTACGCCGACATGAGCGGTGTGGGCGCGGGGATCGATAATATCCCGGTGGACGCGGGCGGAAAGTTCGCGATTGCTCACTTGATTCAAGCCAATGACGATCTTTCAGCAACCACGGCGGGTCGTCCCGTTTTGCAAGCGGTGGATCTTCGTTGGAAAACCATTCCAGTGTTCGCTGAACAAAATTTAAACTTGTGGGGCGTTTATGCTTGGGCCCAGGCAAGTTCTGATGGAACAACGTCTTACATCGACACGAACGGGTATTCGTTGGCAGCACGCCTGAATGGTTCTGTGCTTGATGGAAATAACAACACCACTATCTTGTACGGTAAAGGGGCGATGAAAGATTTAAATATCTACGCAAGCAGTGCTGTGCCCTCAACAGACGACAGTCAGAACAAAGCTTGGACGTTACGTTTAGTGGAAGATTGGAATCACGACGTGACAGATCGTTGGGCGGTGATGTTTGGTTTTGCAGCGGAAATTGGTGACAACGGTAAAGATGAAAACAATCACCGTGAATGGCAAGAGATCGGCATTCGTCCGATATATTTTGTCTCGGATCGCTTTCAATGGGTTTTTGAAACGGGTTATTCTCGTTTCAAAGACGAATCAGAAGTCGATGGAGGCGGAAACCCTGTAGGCGTGCGCGAGTTGAGTCGAGTGTCTTTGGCTCCGCAGCTATCCTTTAGCAAAACCATTTGGGGACGTCCGGTGATGAGAGCTTTCGTCAGCCACTCTATGTGGTCGAGCTCGAATAAAGAAATCATCGGCGGATCTAATTCGGCTTTCAAAGATAAAACGGCCGGAACAAGTTTCGGTTATCAGTTTGAAGCTTGGTTCTAA
- a CDS encoding GreA/GreB family elongation factor produces MDKKKLVEAIRTQLENDLSVAKQAALATYEAATHEESKPENEYDTRGLEASYLAGAQAKRISEIEELLVILKHLDVKTFGANDKINSTALVEVEFNGKHSFFFIVVKGGGVNVQFEGRTVQIVTPSSPLGEALQDLRKGDIAVVENGDQVREYEIINIW; encoded by the coding sequence TTGGATAAAAAGAAATTGGTAGAAGCCATTCGTACACAGCTTGAAAACGATTTGTCCGTTGCCAAACAGGCCGCGCTGGCCACTTATGAAGCCGCCACTCACGAAGAAAGCAAGCCTGAAAATGAATACGACACTCGTGGTTTGGAAGCTTCTTATCTTGCAGGAGCTCAAGCAAAAAGAATCTCTGAGATTGAAGAGCTTTTAGTTATTCTTAAACATTTGGACGTCAAAACCTTCGGCGCCAATGATAAAATCAACTCTACCGCCCTGGTCGAAGTTGAATTCAATGGCAAACACAGTTTCTTCTTTATCGTCGTCAAGGGTGGTGGAGTGAATGTTCAGTTTGAAGGGCGCACAGTTCAGATTGTTACACCCAGCAGTCCGTTAGGAGAAGCACTTCAGGATCTTCGCAAAGGAGATATCGCCGTTGTCGAAAACGGCGATCAAGTGCGCGAATACGAGATCATCAATATTTGGTAG
- a CDS encoding ABC transporter ATP-binding protein yields the protein MASIEFSKASKSFGASQILKNIDLEITSGEFLVLVGPSGCGKSTLLRTLAGLEKLDGGDIKVNGKSIAKHEPQDRDIAMVFQNYALYPHMNVAENMGFALKLQKKSKDEISKRVHQIAELLQISHLLERKPKELSGGQRQRVALGRALARQTSIVLFDEPLSNLDAHLRSQMRVEIKRLHQSLKSTMIYVTHDQMEATTMGDRIAVLKDGIVEQVGTPTQIYHQPKNLFIAGFIGSPEMNFIQGSLLKKLPWKEVQDGDILGVRPEAFKISNGNLESNELELGSYQIELSENLGGQQMLHGSLEGQSVRILVDSSYNFSKDEKVRLKIDLTKSHLFDKKTGLNKRL from the coding sequence ATGGCATCTATTGAATTTTCTAAAGCCTCTAAAAGCTTTGGTGCTTCACAAATTCTTAAAAACATTGATTTGGAAATCACCAGCGGTGAATTCTTGGTTCTTGTCGGGCCTTCCGGTTGCGGAAAGTCCACTTTGCTTAGAACGCTTGCGGGTCTTGAAAAGTTAGATGGCGGCGATATCAAAGTAAACGGCAAATCCATCGCAAAACACGAACCTCAGGATCGTGACATCGCCATGGTATTTCAGAACTACGCTCTTTATCCGCACATGAATGTCGCAGAAAACATGGGCTTTGCTTTGAAACTGCAAAAAAAATCCAAAGACGAAATCAGCAAGCGCGTGCACCAAATTGCAGAGCTTCTGCAAATCTCTCACTTACTGGAACGCAAACCTAAAGAGCTTTCTGGCGGTCAACGTCAGCGCGTGGCTTTGGGTCGTGCATTAGCTCGCCAAACATCCATTGTTCTTTTTGACGAGCCTCTTTCAAACTTGGATGCTCACTTGCGCAGTCAGATGCGCGTAGAAATCAAACGTCTTCACCAAAGTTTGAAATCAACCATGATTTACGTCACCCACGACCAGATGGAAGCAACAACCATGGGGGACCGTATCGCCGTTCTTAAAGACGGGATCGTGGAACAAGTTGGAACTCCTACCCAGATTTACCACCAACCGAAGAATCTTTTCATCGCCGGGTTTATTGGTTCTCCTGAGATGAACTTCATTCAGGGTTCATTGTTGAAAAAACTTCCTTGGAAAGAAGTCCAAGATGGCGACATTTTGGGTGTGCGCCCCGAAGCCTTTAAGATTTCCAACGGAAACTTGGAAAGCAATGAATTAGAGCTGGGAAGCTACCAAATCGAGCTTTCTGAAAATTTGGGAGGCCAACAGATGCTTCATGGCTCGTTAGAGGGCCAAAGTGTCAGAATTCTTGTGGATTCTTCTTATAATTTTTCTAAAGATGAAAAGGTTCGTTTAAAGATCGACCTGACAAAGTCCCACCTCTTTGATAAAAAAACGGGACTGAATAAGCGACTTTAA
- a CDS encoding extracellular solute-binding protein, producing the protein MKFGKFAFLCLLFLCSFAEAAKPVRVQLWHQMIYGHRVVLSDALREFEKENPGIVVQETYRETEELRSSYQAAAMGGSGPELVFGPSDQIGPFATMNIIRPLDEVLEPDYFKQFDPLAIPLYRDKHYMIGGAVGNHLMLIYNKKLVSKPPQNSDELIAIGKEHTKDLNGDGKIDRYGLVFNYTEPFFFAPFIPAFGEAFMTDDAKPNLNTPALRKTFEFILQLRDKHKIIPKECDYETANALFKQGKAAMLINGDWSWGDYKDAGMDFGIARIPMISETKKWPSPLVGTAGYSLNVNMQTREHEEAALKLLRYLTSERVQLMFMERVGVLPSNLSLRDNPAVKNNPLLEVSSEIMEVGTPMPVVPEIRGVWDSLRIQYQKLLANSLTPDQAAEGAQKLAEAQITDMNEILQPDASAFVIKAIIAILVLALAWMSRKSFVGFFQGFKGPQRFVYYMMLPAFVGIFAVIIYPFFYNIAISFSNFSLRTFQDWSIVGIQHYVSALSDPKFYSLFLKTIIWTVVNVFFHVTIGVFLAVIINQVMPAKGFWRTLFIIPWAVPQYITALTWRGMFNQEYGPINQFLQQFLHLSPVQWLSQPFTAFTACIITNVWLGFPFMMIVALGGLQSIPHSLYEAAYLDKANAWQRFRHITLPLLMPVMVPAALLGSIWTFNNLNIVWLVSNAGEPGDQTHILVSYVYKAAFNLYRYGYAAAVSVLIFLILAVWSLGSLVGQYRKETK; encoded by the coding sequence ATGAAGTTTGGTAAGTTCGCATTTCTTTGTCTTTTATTTTTATGCTCTTTCGCCGAGGCCGCAAAGCCAGTGCGTGTTCAGCTTTGGCATCAAATGATCTATGGCCACCGCGTGGTCTTGTCTGATGCCTTAAGAGAATTCGAAAAAGAAAACCCCGGTATCGTCGTTCAAGAAACCTATCGAGAGACTGAAGAGTTGCGTTCTAGCTATCAGGCAGCCGCGATGGGCGGCTCGGGTCCAGAACTTGTTTTCGGTCCTAGTGATCAGATCGGTCCATTTGCCACAATGAATATCATCCGTCCATTGGATGAAGTTCTTGAGCCCGATTACTTCAAACAGTTTGATCCTTTAGCCATCCCCCTTTACCGCGACAAACATTACATGATTGGTGGAGCCGTCGGTAATCATCTGATGCTCATCTACAACAAGAAATTAGTTTCTAAACCGCCGCAAAATTCGGATGAGTTGATTGCCATCGGCAAGGAACACACCAAGGATTTAAACGGCGACGGTAAAATCGATCGCTATGGTTTGGTGTTTAACTACACCGAGCCCTTTTTCTTTGCGCCGTTTATTCCCGCTTTCGGCGAAGCCTTCATGACGGACGATGCAAAACCGAACCTGAATACTCCGGCTTTGCGTAAGACATTTGAATTCATTCTACAACTTCGCGATAAACATAAAATCATTCCTAAGGAGTGTGATTACGAAACAGCGAACGCCTTATTTAAACAAGGCAAGGCCGCTATGCTTATTAACGGCGACTGGTCTTGGGGTGATTATAAAGATGCCGGAATGGATTTCGGTATCGCTCGCATCCCCATGATTTCAGAAACCAAGAAATGGCCAAGTCCGTTAGTGGGAACGGCAGGTTACTCTTTGAACGTGAATATGCAAACTCGCGAACACGAAGAGGCCGCGCTAAAGCTTCTTCGCTACCTAACTTCAGAGCGAGTGCAATTGATGTTCATGGAGCGTGTGGGAGTTCTTCCCTCCAACCTAAGTCTTCGTGACAATCCGGCCGTGAAAAATAATCCGCTTCTTGAAGTGTCTTCAGAGATCATGGAAGTCGGAACGCCGATGCCCGTGGTTCCCGAAATTCGTGGCGTGTGGGACAGTTTACGTATCCAGTACCAAAAACTTTTGGCGAACTCACTGACTCCGGATCAAGCTGCTGAAGGGGCACAAAAGCTTGCTGAAGCGCAGATCACGGATATGAACGAGATCTTGCAGCCCGATGCTTCTGCGTTTGTTATTAAAGCGATCATCGCTATTCTGGTTTTGGCTCTTGCTTGGATGTCGCGTAAGTCCTTTGTGGGATTCTTTCAAGGCTTTAAAGGCCCGCAAAGATTCGTTTACTACATGATGCTTCCGGCGTTCGTAGGAATTTTTGCCGTTATCATCTATCCGTTCTTCTATAACATCGCGATTTCTTTTTCGAACTTCAGTCTTCGCACCTTTCAAGATTGGTCGATCGTAGGAATCCAACACTACGTGAGTGCGTTGAGCGATCCCAAGTTCTATTCTCTCTTCTTAAAAACTATTATCTGGACCGTCGTGAATGTCTTCTTCCACGTCACGATTGGGGTTTTCTTAGCAGTTATTATCAATCAAGTGATGCCCGCAAAAGGTTTCTGGAGAACTTTGTTCATCATTCCTTGGGCGGTTCCTCAATACATCACAGCTCTCACGTGGCGCGGAATGTTTAATCAAGAGTACGGGCCGATCAATCAGTTTCTGCAACAGTTCTTGCATCTGTCTCCAGTCCAGTGGTTAAGCCAACCTTTCACGGCCTTCACCGCGTGTATCATCACAAATGTGTGGTTGGGATTCCCATTCATGATGATCGTCGCACTCGGAGGATTGCAGTCCATTCCACACTCTCTTTATGAAGCCGCATACTTAGATAAAGCCAATGCATGGCAAAGATTCCGCCACATCACTCTTCCGCTATTGATGCCTGTGATGGTGCCCGCGGCTTTATTGGGTTCTATCTGGACATTTAATAATTTGAATATAGTTTGGCTTGTCAGCAATGCGGGCGAACCCGGAGATCAAACTCATATCCTGGTCAGTTATGTTTATAAAGCGGCATTCAATCTGTATCGCTACGGATATGCGGCCGCTGTCTCGGTTCTTATTTTCTTAATTCTTGCTGTATGGAGCTTGGGCTCTTTAGTTGGGCAATACAGAAAGGAGACCAAGTGA
- a CDS encoding Hsp20/alpha crystallin family protein, which yields MRTLTPYMTNRRPFATDLFDEVERMFESFAAPANTNSERRFTPAFEVSETEDHYLLGVDLPGIKKEDLKIELNDNVLSISGERKRGNSAESFTKRFTLPKTVDVEKIEANYEDGVLNMYLPKAAAAKPRSIEIQSKSGGFFEKLIGSKKVGEDTSSANSAH from the coding sequence ATGAGAACACTCACACCCTATATGACAAATCGCAGACCTTTTGCCACAGATCTTTTTGACGAAGTGGAGCGCATGTTTGAAAGCTTTGCTGCTCCGGCAAACACGAATTCTGAGCGTCGTTTCACACCTGCGTTTGAAGTCTCTGAAACAGAAGATCATTACTTATTAGGTGTCGATTTGCCTGGAATTAAAAAAGAAGATCTTAAAATTGAGTTGAACGACAACGTTCTAAGTATCTCGGGCGAAAGAAAACGCGGCAATAGCGCGGAATCTTTCACAAAGAGATTCACTTTGCCAAAAACCGTAGACGTCGAAAAAATCGAGGCGAACTACGAAGATGGCGTACTCAATATGTATTTACCTAAAGCAGCTGCCGCGAAACCTCGCAGCATCGAAATTCAGTCTAAATCCGGTGGCTTTTTTGAAAAGCTGATCGGCTCTAAAAAAGTGGGTGAGGACACATCCTCCGCGAACTCAGCTCACTAA
- a CDS encoding alpha-1,6-glucosidase domain-containing protein: MRKKSWSFLCLVFFYCLPAIAGDARAKWIDATQLKLKLPPGFYVSASTQFYFVDGSLPLVQNTPVHLPVISVQGAYAWLSTAHIKKSDIDSLIRKPLKVVITANSRTLLDSTSVQYAGLLDSSYFYEGDDLGANCESNCDLKLWAPTAQDVRLHLFRSSADETPVAIFDGTRVEQGVWHFPLSRSYENYYYLYEVTAFQPLTNKIETFLVTDPYSKSLSVNGEKSQLVSLTSSDTTPNGWNSLQKPALNSLNDAVIYELHLRDFSANETSISPDYRGTYLAFTFERAAGVQHLKELSDAGLTHVHLLPFNDFGSVNEKKDEWDNYQGPSSNLQEPQSLIGGMRTSDPFNWGYDPVHYLTPEGSYAVDADGAARVKEVREMVAAINNLGLRVVQDVVLNHTYQGGAETYSVFDKIVPLYYYRVDEEGRTFKSSCCNDTASEHRMMEKLMIDSVLHWARTYKLDGFRFDLMSFHSRSTMARIRDAVRSLTLQNDGVDGSKILLYGEGWSFGSFFDSNPKEAMTIENSYGTEYGFFNDRLRDAVRGGTTSSAEKSDQGFATGLYFDFNEEPANRNTPIYLEDQRGKLLHLGDVIKVGLAGNIAEFEFKEHLGHMIRANDLRFRGAPVAFANEALETINYVSAHDGYGLWDAVQAKAPFNNYNRTPSIASSEERRRMHQLALSIPMLGQGLPFIESGTELLRSKNGDQDSYDSGDFFNRIDWKGTTNYWGAGLPPAWKNLNDWAFWQPRLVAPEMKVSAAQIQRTKEYFKGLLRVRQSSPLFKLNTSEAIAQHLSFIDNETSAEPGLIAMLLRNDREALLVLFNASREARTFSNAKLRYNWKLHPLFDEAVDPLLSQVVLQPSQRLVQIPGRTTVILQLLNNANRNY; this comes from the coding sequence TTGCGCAAAAAGTCTTGGAGTTTTCTATGCTTAGTTTTCTTCTATTGCTTACCCGCAATTGCTGGCGATGCGCGCGCCAAGTGGATTGATGCAACTCAATTGAAGCTCAAACTTCCTCCAGGTTTTTATGTCAGTGCTAGCACTCAATTCTATTTTGTCGATGGCTCTTTGCCGTTAGTACAAAACACTCCCGTTCATCTTCCGGTTATTTCTGTTCAAGGGGCCTATGCTTGGCTGAGCACGGCACACATCAAAAAATCGGATATCGACAGCTTGATTAGAAAGCCGTTGAAAGTTGTGATCACCGCTAACAGTCGTACACTTCTAGATTCTACAAGCGTGCAGTATGCGGGTCTTTTGGATTCATCTTACTTTTACGAGGGCGACGATTTAGGAGCCAACTGCGAATCCAACTGTGACTTAAAGCTATGGGCACCCACCGCGCAAGACGTACGCCTTCACCTTTTCCGCTCTAGCGCGGATGAAACACCCGTTGCCATTTTCGATGGAACTCGCGTTGAACAAGGGGTGTGGCATTTTCCTCTTTCACGTAGTTACGAAAATTATTACTACCTTTACGAAGTCACCGCTTTTCAACCTTTAACAAATAAGATTGAAACCTTCCTGGTCACAGATCCATACAGCAAAAGTCTTTCAGTTAATGGCGAAAAATCACAGCTCGTAAGTCTGACTTCGTCAGACACAACTCCGAACGGATGGAATTCTTTGCAAAAGCCGGCGCTCAACTCACTGAACGACGCCGTCATTTATGAACTGCATCTGCGAGATTTCAGCGCGAATGAAACCAGCATTTCTCCGGATTATCGCGGAACGTATTTAGCATTTACTTTTGAACGCGCAGCCGGAGTTCAACATTTAAAAGAATTGTCGGATGCGGGTTTAACCCACGTTCACCTTCTGCCCTTCAATGATTTTGGCAGCGTGAATGAAAAAAAGGATGAGTGGGATAACTACCAAGGACCTAGTTCGAATCTGCAAGAGCCTCAAAGCCTTATTGGCGGGATGAGAACCTCAGACCCTTTCAACTGGGGCTATGATCCAGTTCACTATCTGACGCCCGAAGGAAGTTACGCCGTCGATGCCGATGGTGCTGCCCGTGTAAAAGAAGTTCGCGAAATGGTCGCGGCAATTAACAATCTGGGTTTGCGTGTAGTTCAAGACGTCGTTTTAAACCACACTTATCAAGGTGGCGCGGAAACTTATTCGGTCTTCGATAAAATCGTGCCTCTTTATTATTACCGTGTCGATGAAGAAGGCCGAACTTTTAAAAGCTCTTGTTGCAACGATACGGCCAGCGAACATCGTATGATGGAAAAGCTGATGATCGACAGCGTACTTCACTGGGCGCGCACTTATAAACTGGATGGCTTCCGCTTTGATTTAATGTCCTTTCATTCGCGCAGCACAATGGCTCGCATTCGCGATGCAGTTCGTAGTTTGACTTTGCAAAATGATGGTGTCGACGGATCTAAGATTCTTCTTTACGGTGAAGGCTGGAGCTTTGGCTCCTTCTTTGACTCGAACCCCAAAGAAGCAATGACAATTGAAAATTCCTACGGCACAGAGTACGGCTTCTTCAACGATCGCCTGCGTGACGCCGTTCGTGGCGGAACGACTTCGTCTGCGGAAAAATCCGATCAAGGTTTCGCTACCGGTCTTTATTTCGACTTTAACGAAGAACCTGCAAATCGAAATACGCCGATCTATCTTGAAGATCAAAGAGGCAAACTTCTTCACTTGGGTGACGTTATTAAAGTCGGCCTCGCAGGAAACATCGCCGAATTTGAATTCAAAGAACATTTAGGTCACATGATTCGCGCAAACGATCTAAGATTCCGTGGAGCTCCTGTTGCTTTTGCAAATGAGGCTTTAGAAACAATCAACTACGTGTCAGCCCATGACGGTTATGGATTGTGGGATGCCGTTCAAGCCAAGGCGCCTTTTAATAACTATAATCGCACTCCTTCTATCGCAAGCAGCGAAGAACGTCGTCGCATGCACCAGTTGGCGCTGTCTATTCCTATGCTAGGCCAGGGTTTGCCTTTCATTGAATCCGGCACCGAGTTGCTGCGCTCTAAAAATGGCGATCAAGACAGCTATGATTCCGGTGACTTTTTCAATCGCATAGACTGGAAAGGCACGACAAACTATTGGGGTGCGGGACTTCCTCCGGCATGGAAAAACCTCAACGACTGGGCTTTTTGGCAACCACGTTTGGTCGCGCCTGAAATGAAAGTTTCTGCGGCTCAGATTCAAAGAACAAAGGAATACTTCAAGGGTCTTTTGCGCGTTCGTCAAAGCAGCCCCTTATTTAAATTAAATACTTCTGAAGCCATCGCTCAGCACCTAAGTTTCATCGACAACGAAACATCGGCAGAGCCAGGCCTTATCGCGATGCTTTTGAGAAACGACCGTGAAGCTTTATTGGTTCTTTTCAATGCCTCTCGTGAAGCACGCACATTCTCGAACGCAAAACTTCGTTACAACTGGAAGCTTCATCCGCTGTTCGATGAGGCGGTCGATCCCCTTTTATCGCAAGTTGTTTTACAGCCTTCACAAAGACTGGTGCAAATTCCTGGTCGCACGACGGTGATTCTTCAACTCCTGAATAATGCTAATCGGAATTATTAA
- a CDS encoding DUF924 family protein — MNYQAIIDFWFEEIDPSLWFMKDDLFDQQIRRRFYDVFEDAVAGKTQAWRGTPEGRLAEIIVLDQFSRNLFRDSSRAFAQDELALHLAKEAVRVGDDQRLPIVQRHFFYMPYMHSEDLKTHEEAVKLFSQKGLENGLKFELMHKKIIETYGRYPHRNKALGRISTPEELEFLKQPGSSF, encoded by the coding sequence ATGAATTATCAAGCGATCATCGATTTTTGGTTCGAAGAAATTGATCCCAGTCTGTGGTTTATGAAAGACGATCTATTTGATCAGCAAATTCGCCGTCGCTTTTATGATGTGTTTGAAGATGCCGTCGCCGGAAAAACTCAAGCCTGGCGAGGCACCCCTGAAGGACGACTGGCAGAAATCATAGTCCTTGATCAATTTTCCAGAAATCTTTTTCGCGACTCTTCACGAGCATTTGCCCAAGATGAGCTGGCATTACACCTAGCAAAAGAGGCTGTAAGAGTGGGTGACGATCAACGCCTTCCGATCGTGCAACGACATTTCTTTTACATGCCCTACATGCACAGTGAAGACCTCAAGACTCACGAGGAAGCTGTAAAACTTTTTTCACAGAAAGGTTTAGAGAACGGTCTTAAGTTCGAATTGATGCATAAAAAAATCATTGAAACCTACGGCCGCTACCCGCACCGGAATAAGGCTCTTGGCCGCATTTCAACTCCGGAAGAGCTTGAGTTTCTCAAGCAGCCGGGCTCCTCATTCTAA
- a CDS encoding asparaginase domain-containing protein, with translation MGNAIQDVVIITTGGTIEKTYNEFDGSLENRGTSIRNRILSKMRLPYTNIMVYPLLSKDSLYMTDADRALISATIKDQMQRGCPIVVLHGTDTMSVTAEHCYQVLGTPAVPVVFTGAMIPMGFEDSDAAQNVTEALLTAKLMQPGFYISFHNQVFTVPHVRKNREKGTFESF, from the coding sequence ATGGGAAATGCAATTCAAGACGTCGTTATCATCACTACCGGTGGAACTATCGAAAAAACTTACAACGAGTTCGATGGCTCACTTGAGAATCGCGGAACAAGTATCCGCAACCGTATTCTTTCGAAGATGCGTCTTCCCTACACGAACATCATGGTCTATCCACTTTTAAGCAAAGATTCTTTATATATGACGGACGCGGATCGCGCTTTGATCTCTGCGACGATAAAAGATCAAATGCAACGCGGATGTCCTATCGTTGTTCTGCATGGAACGGACACAATGAGTGTCACCGCCGAACATTGCTATCAAGTGCTAGGGACTCCCGCGGTGCCAGTAGTTTTCACCGGCGCGATGATTCCAATGGGTTTTGAAGATAGCGATGCCGCTCAAAATGTTACTGAAGCCTTGCTTACCGCTAAGCTCATGCAGCCTGGTTTTTATATTTCATTCCACAACCAGGTGTTCACGGTTCCTCATGTTCGTAAGAATAGAGAAAAAGGAACTTTCGAAAGTTTCTAG
- a CDS encoding sugar ABC transporter permease, with translation MIKKTLAWFSILIFAMFSVYPILYVLSVSLRGDNAFQSQSLEIITSTSTLKNFVDLFTKTDFLLWMRNSLLVATMTTLLGVAFASTSAYALSRYRFRGRNMMLFSLLATQMFPATMLILPFYIILSKLRLIDSFWGLFLIYSSTALPFCVWQMKAYYDTVPKELEEAALLDGCSRWMTFYKIILPVSSPALVITALFSFLSSWSEYVIAAVVLQDPHLYTLPLGLRSFQASMATQWGLYAAGALIVSVPVLILFISISRYLVSGLTMGSVKG, from the coding sequence GTGATTAAAAAAACGTTGGCTTGGTTTAGCATTCTTATTTTCGCGATGTTTTCAGTCTATCCGATTCTTTACGTGCTTTCAGTTTCTTTACGTGGCGATAACGCTTTCCAATCTCAGTCTTTGGAAATCATCACCTCGACCTCCACGTTGAAAAACTTTGTGGATCTTTTCACGAAAACTGATTTCCTACTGTGGATGCGCAATTCTTTGCTGGTTGCAACGATGACGACCCTTTTGGGTGTGGCCTTTGCTTCTACCAGCGCCTATGCGCTTTCGCGCTACCGCTTCCGCGGTCGCAACATGATGCTTTTTTCGTTGCTGGCAACCCAAATGTTCCCTGCAACAATGCTTATTCTTCCTTTCTATATCATTCTTTCAAAACTGCGTTTGATCGATAGTTTTTGGGGACTTTTCCTTATCTATTCCTCAACGGCTCTTCCTTTCTGCGTGTGGCAGATGAAGGCTTACTACGACACAGTTCCTAAAGAACTTGAAGAGGCGGCTTTGCTCGACGGCTGCTCGCGCTGGATGACTTTTTATAAAATCATTCTGCCCGTCTCTTCACCGGCTTTAGTGATCACAGCTCTATTTAGTTTTTTAAGCAGTTGGAGTGAATACGTGATTGCGGCCGTGGTCCTGCAAGATCCACATCTTTATACACTGCCATTGGGGCTTCGCTCTTTCCAAGCGAGCATGGCCACACAGTGGGGTCTTTATGCGGCAGGAGCTTTGATCGTCAGTGTTCCGGTTTTGATTTTGTTCATTAGTATCTCCCGTTATTTGGTTTCTGGTTTAACTATGGGTAGCGTGAAGGGTTGA